In the genome of Labrus mixtus chromosome 21, fLabMix1.1, whole genome shotgun sequence, one region contains:
- the fbrs gene encoding autism susceptibility gene 2 protein homolog isoform X7 — protein sequence MEGPSRSTGFRQSRRSRSQRDRERRRRRVDLAVERATSLSSGSDRDQACGTKGVLGPGGRECRPGFGRHRPPRRRKRESVSCEEDIIDGFAISSFISLEALEMDCSLKPSQRPDMPGRRNKGKRGPEENGGGPLSEPEEGAPHSHSSSKSRNKRRRIEGHPLETGYICDTESDTGDKASDNDMDPVFTVSTRKVVEPAPANMGTSMGKSCPPLQARCGSVSRLMVTPRVSGLERSQEKNLESHFPEPLSLSTSSAPFGLPSHSPVTASGTVPRPGSFNGNGSRHNGSSPLSKPKPFLTLPGRSHSIYNNNRSSTPVKPPSSSSIASSSSSMRPPTPSTSVSLPYIRGSGSSGPLRPPSRASSGALFTSSPGLPPPPPLLQGPSHSNAAEQEILRQNLNSHFLNSQEREGRRSVPGAENNSSAAGRSTPGGPSASSSTAGSSGRTSQNQPSMPPLAFQFHQHNHQHQHTHTHQHFTPFLHPTATAPPLFDKYPGKMDGLYRHPFFPQYPPPSVPSIQPVIPPTGPFSSLQGAFQPKGTGPDISARLGVVPHHLQPKDPRKPGKWCAMHVYVAWMILSHQKKVKLMQADPHKLDFRSDLLSRFPGAGGLGPMGPIGGGLPPTHDLTRPPSLFSATGLWPVNPSSAPFISPSAPHSSFLAPTAHLDPYGRSPPFTPLGALGSGAFGGLGSPTLANSVFGPKDPSPNVVGGLPTPNHHHDPWNRLHGGPSGFHAGPSWAKGADKRDERDRGKDGERRDIPHIKDEKDRDNMLYGRQPVRMSPVAPSFKPRSSTPVSHINGHSSSLGGSGGPIEDLTRSLNRDRERDREGDKRLMQTVSSSRGLPLGSASLVADRDRPRSSSSSVLTTPPPSNRSAPSPLDLYPRSLASTAHNHHNDSSHSQRDNNSLPSSSAASASVTSLSQAKKSDRTTTPVSKPPLLLLPVKVKEERKEEPEHIPITLPPPPPNHSFERPNSHPHHPRSGTPSSSLSLTPTPGVPLMQHAPNPPPHQHHQHLSLLDRSRAIEAYLGSQAGAAGLIMGPGGERFAHGPGQGPSQGPHSFTWDPWRELAAQQQHQHRREALALRTDPHLALRSDPHLARLLQHQRLLEAERAAAVAAANPHHPQTSTSNASSSVVRQEFGLMAHHFERPHHLGPPGGGLIDEEQRAQILREDFERARYFGMHPHHPAGAHLSGPSHAATAAHLEQLHPGLLSHSLQHGASQHHAGLYARLGHLNHHHVPNGILAKTPAGLVGALSMGAPPPLIPSITSRSSTPPRSSRLGGPADLALYGAHKDGESR from the exons ATGGAGGGCCCGAGCAGGAGCACCGGATTCAGGCAGAGCCGACGGTCCCGGTCACAGCGCGACAGGGAGCGGCGGAGGAGGAGAGTGGACCTGGCGGTGGAGAGGGCCACATCCCTGTCCTCAGGCTCCGACCGGGATCAGGCGTGTGGGACTAAAGGTGTGCTGGGACCCGGGGGGAGAGAGTGCCGGCCCGGGTTTGGGAGACACAGGCCTCCACGACGGAGGAAGAGAGAGTCCGTGTCCTGCGAGGAAGATATCATCGATGGCTTTGCTATCTCAAGCTTCATCAGCCTAGAGGCTCTGGAG ATGGACTGCTCTCTGAAGCCCAGTCAGCGCCCCGACATGCCGGGAAGGAGGAACAAGGGGAAGAGGGGGCCGGAGGAGAATGGCGGAGGGCCACTGTCCGAGCCGGAGGAAGGAGCCCCGCACAGCCACTCCAGCAGCAAGAGcagaaacaagagaagaaggaTAGAG ggacATCCTTTGGAGACCGGCTACATT tGTGACACTGAGAGTGACACAGGAGACAAG GCTTCCGACAACGACATGGACCCGGTTTTCACAGTCAGTACGAGGAAAG TTGTGGAGCCTGCTCCCGCCAACATGGGCACATCTATGGGCAAAAGCTGCCCGCCTCTGCAGGCCCGTTGTGGCAGCGTCTCCCGGTTGATGGTGACTCCGCGGGTGTCTGGCCTGGAGCGGAGCCAGGAGAAAAACCTGGAGTCGCATTTCCCCGagcctctttctctttctaccTCTTCTGCCCCCTTCGGCCTGCCTTCCCACTCCCCGGTCACAGCCTCAGGCACCGTCCCCCGGCCCGGCTCCTTCAACGGCAACGGCAGCCGCCACAACGGCAGCTCCCCGCTCTCCAAACCCAAACCCTTCCTCACATTGCCCGGACGATCTCACTCcatctacaacaacaacag gAGCAGCACCCCCGTCAAACCTCCATCTTCTTCGTCTATTGCgtcttcctcatcctccatgCGCCCCCCAACGCCCTCCACCAGTGTGTCGCTGCCCTACATCAGGGGCTCAGGATCCTCAGGGCCCCTCAGGCCGCCATCCCGAGCCAGCTCAGGGGCGCTGTTCACGTCTTCACCGGGcctgcctccccctcctcctctgctgcagggaCCTTCTCACTCCAACGCAGCAG AACAAGAAATATTACGTCAAAACTTAAACTCCCACTTCTTGAATTCACAAGAGCGCGAGGGCAGACGCAGCGTCCCCGGGGCTGAAAACAACTCGTCGGCTGCGGGACGCTCCACTCCCGGCGGTCCGTCTGCATCGAGCTCCACGGCGGGTTCGTCGGGCCGGACGTCTCAGAACCAGCCGAGCATGCCGCCGCTGGCCTTCCAGTTCCATCAGCACAACCACCAGCAccagcacacgcacacgcaccaACACTTCACGCCCTTCCTGCACCCCACGGCCACCGCACCGCCTCTG tttgataaGTATCCAGGCAAAATGGACGGACTGTACCGACACCCT TTCTTCCCTCAGTACCCTCCGCCCTCAGTGCCGAGTATCCAGCCTGTGATTCCTCCCACCGGGCCTTTCAGCTCCTTGCAAGGAGCATTTCAGCCAAAG GGAACGGGTCCAGATATATCCGCACGACTCGGGGTTGTGCCTCACCACCTGCAGCCCAAAGACCCACGG AAACCAGGAAAATGGTGCGCTATGCATGTTTATGTGGCCTGGATGATTCTAAGCCATCAGAAAAAAGTCAAG CTGATGCAAGCTGATCCTCACAAGTTGGACTTCCGTAGCGACCTGCTGTCTCGTTTTCCTGGAGCTGGAGGTCTCGGTCCCATGGGGCCCATTGGAGGAGGACTGCCTCCCACTCACGACCTGACCAGACCTCCCAGTCTGTTCTCAGCTACAGGTTTAT GGCCAGTCAATCCGTCCTCGGCTCCCTTCATCTCTCCATCGGCGCCGCACTCCTCCTTCCTCGCACCGACTGCACACTTGG ATCCGTACGGCCGATCGCCGCCCTTTACTCCACTGGGAGCCCTCGGTTCTGGTGCCTTCGGAGGACTCGGCAGCCCAACACTGG CCAACTCTGTGTTTGGTCCTAAAGATCCATCGCCCAATGTCGTCGGAGGCCTGCCCACCCCCAATCACCATCACGACCCGTGGAACCGTCTACACGGCGGCCCGTCCGGCTTCCACGCGGGCCCAAGCTGGGCTAAAGGCGCGGACAAGCGGGACGAGAGGGATCGCGGGAAGgacggagagaggagagatatTCCCCACATCAAGGATGAAAAAGACAG AGACAATATGCTGTACGGCCGACAACCTGTGAGAATGTCTCCGGTCGCCCCCTCCTTCAAGCCCCGCAGTAGCACCCCGGTCTCCCACATTAACGGCCACAGCAGTTCCCTGGGAGGGAGCGGCGGACCCATCGAGGACCTGACGCGCAGCCTCAACAGAGACCGCGAGCGAGACCGAGAAGGGGACAAGAGGCTAATGCAGACGGTGTCCTCCTCGCGGGGGCTTCCTCTCGGCTCTGCGTCTTTAGTAGCAGACAGGGACAGGCCGCGgtcttcctcatcctctgtcCTCACCACTCCCCCGCCCTCCAACCGCTCGGCCCCATCTCCCCTGGACCTTTACCCCCGCTCCCTCGCCTCGACGGCACACAACCACCACAACGATTCGTCGCACTcgcaaagagacaacaacagcCTCCCATCTTCCTCGGCGGCTTCCGCCTCCGTCACCTCTTTGTCTCAGGCCAAGAAGTCTGACCGGACTACAACGCCCGTCTCCAAACctcccctgctcctcctgccTGTTAAAGTCAAAGAGGAGCGGAAGGAGGAGCCGGAGCACATCCCCATCACCCTGCCTCCCCCGCCTCCCAACCACAGCTTCGAACGCCCCAACAGCCACCCGCACCACCCGAGATCTGGcaccccttcctcctctttatcGCTGACTCCCACTCCGGGTGTTCCTCTCATGCAACACGCGCCCAACCCGCCTCCCCATCAGCACCATCAACACCTCTCCCTGCTGGACCGTTCTCGAGCCATCGAGGCGTATCTGGGGAGCCAAGCAGGAGCTGCAGGGTTGATCATGGGTCCAGGAGGGGAACGTTTCGCCCATGGTCCGGGCCAGGGGCCGTCGCAGGGTCCACACAGCTTCACCTGGGACCCCTGGAGGGAGCTAGCGGCTCAGCAGCAACATCAGCACCGCAGGGAGGCTTTGGCACTTCGTACAGACCCTCACCTCGCCCTGCGCTCTGATCCACATTTGGCCCGGTTGCTCCAGCATCAGCGCCTTCTGGAGGCGGAGAGGGCTGCGGCTGTAGCGGCGGCCAACCCTCACCACCCTCAGACATCTACCTCTAATGCTTCCTCCTCCGTCGTCCGCCAGGAGTTCGGATTAATGGCTCACCACTTTGAACGGCCTCACCACCTCGGACCTCCGGGAGGCGGGCTGATCGACGAGGAGCAGCGCGCCCAGATCCTGAGGGAAGACTTTGAGCGGGCTCGTTACTTCGGGATGCACCCGCATCACCCCGCAGGCGCCCACCTGTCGGGCCCCTCTCACGCTGCTACTGCCGCTCACCTGGAGCAGCTCCACCCCGGCCTTCTCTCCCACTCCCTTCAACACGGAGCCTCCCAGCACCACGCCGGCCTCTACGCCCGCCTCGGCCATCTGAACCATCACCACGTGCCCAACGGCATCCTGGCAAAGACCCCCGCGGGCTTGGTGGGGGCCCTGTCGATGGGGGCGCCGCCTCCACTTATTCCGTCCATCACCAGCCGCTCGTCCACGCCTCCGCGCAGCTCTCGACTCGGAGGACCGGCTGATCTGGCTCTGTACGGCGCCCACAAAGACGGGGAGTCCAGATAG
- the fbrs gene encoding autism susceptibility gene 2 protein homolog isoform X6, with protein sequence MEGPSRSTGFRQSRRSRSQRDRERRRRRVDLAVERATSLSSGSDRDQACGTKGVLGPGGRECRPGFGRHRPPRRRKRESVSCEEDIIDGFAISSFISLEALEMDCSLKPSQRPDMPGRRNKGKRGPEENGGGPLSEPEEGAPHSHSSSKSRNKRRRIEGHPLETGYICDTESDTGDKASDNDMDPVFTVSTRKVVEPAPANMGTSMGKSCPPLQARCGSVSRLMVTPRVSGLERSQEKNLESHFPEPLSLSTSSAPFGLPSHSPVTASGTVPRPGSFNGNGSRHNGSSPLSKPKPFLTLPGRSHSIYNNNRSSTPVKPPSSSSIASSSSSMRPPTPSTSVSLPYIRGSGSSGPLRPPSRASSGALFTSSPGLPPPPPLLQGPSHSNAAEREGRRSVPGAENNSSAAGRSTPGGPSASSSTAGSSGRTSQNQPSMPPLAFQFHQHNHQHQHTHTHQHFTPFLHPTATAPPLFDKYPGKMDGLYRHPFFPQYPPPSVPSIQPVIPPTGPFSSLQGAFQPKPLVPQGTGPDISARLGVVPHHLQPKDPRLTDPFGTSLKVSNKPGKWCAMHVYVAWMILSHQKKVKLMQADPHKLDFRSDLLSRFPGAGGLGPMGPIGGGLPPTHDLTRPPSLFSATGLWPVNPSSAPFISPSAPHSSFLAPTAHLDPYGRSPPFTPLGALGSGAFGGLGSPTLANSVFGPKDPSPNVVGGLPTPNHHHDPWNRLHGGPSGFHAGPSWAKGADKRDERDRGKDGERRDIPHIKDEKDRDNMLYGRQPVRMSPVAPSFKPRSSTPVSHINGHSSSLGGSGGPIEDLTRSLNRDRERDREGDKRLMQTVSSSRGLPLGSASLVADRDRPRSSSSSVLTTPPPSNRSAPSPLDLYPRSLASTAHNHHNDSSHSQRDNNSLPSSSAASASVTSLSQAKKSDRTTTPVSKPPLLLLPVKVKEERKEEPEHIPITLPPPPPNHSFERPNSHPHHPRSGTPSSSLSLTPTPGVPLMQHAPNPPPHQHHQHLSLLDRSRAIEAYLGSQAGAAGLIMGPGGERFAHGPGQGPSQGPHSFTWDPWRELAAQQQHQHRREALALRTDPHLALRSDPHLARLLQHQRLLEAERAAAVAAANPHHPQTSTSNASSSVVRQEFGLMAHHFERPHHLGPPGGGLIDEEQRAQILREDFERARYFGMHPHHPAGAHLSGPSHAATAAHLEQLHPGLLSHSLQHGASQHHAGLYARLGHLNHHHVPNGILAKTPAGLVGALSMGAPPPLIPSITSRSSTPPRSSRLGGPADLALYGAHKDGESR encoded by the exons ATGGAGGGCCCGAGCAGGAGCACCGGATTCAGGCAGAGCCGACGGTCCCGGTCACAGCGCGACAGGGAGCGGCGGAGGAGGAGAGTGGACCTGGCGGTGGAGAGGGCCACATCCCTGTCCTCAGGCTCCGACCGGGATCAGGCGTGTGGGACTAAAGGTGTGCTGGGACCCGGGGGGAGAGAGTGCCGGCCCGGGTTTGGGAGACACAGGCCTCCACGACGGAGGAAGAGAGAGTCCGTGTCCTGCGAGGAAGATATCATCGATGGCTTTGCTATCTCAAGCTTCATCAGCCTAGAGGCTCTGGAG ATGGACTGCTCTCTGAAGCCCAGTCAGCGCCCCGACATGCCGGGAAGGAGGAACAAGGGGAAGAGGGGGCCGGAGGAGAATGGCGGAGGGCCACTGTCCGAGCCGGAGGAAGGAGCCCCGCACAGCCACTCCAGCAGCAAGAGcagaaacaagagaagaaggaTAGAG ggacATCCTTTGGAGACCGGCTACATT tGTGACACTGAGAGTGACACAGGAGACAAG GCTTCCGACAACGACATGGACCCGGTTTTCACAGTCAGTACGAGGAAAG TTGTGGAGCCTGCTCCCGCCAACATGGGCACATCTATGGGCAAAAGCTGCCCGCCTCTGCAGGCCCGTTGTGGCAGCGTCTCCCGGTTGATGGTGACTCCGCGGGTGTCTGGCCTGGAGCGGAGCCAGGAGAAAAACCTGGAGTCGCATTTCCCCGagcctctttctctttctaccTCTTCTGCCCCCTTCGGCCTGCCTTCCCACTCCCCGGTCACAGCCTCAGGCACCGTCCCCCGGCCCGGCTCCTTCAACGGCAACGGCAGCCGCCACAACGGCAGCTCCCCGCTCTCCAAACCCAAACCCTTCCTCACATTGCCCGGACGATCTCACTCcatctacaacaacaacag gAGCAGCACCCCCGTCAAACCTCCATCTTCTTCGTCTATTGCgtcttcctcatcctccatgCGCCCCCCAACGCCCTCCACCAGTGTGTCGCTGCCCTACATCAGGGGCTCAGGATCCTCAGGGCCCCTCAGGCCGCCATCCCGAGCCAGCTCAGGGGCGCTGTTCACGTCTTCACCGGGcctgcctccccctcctcctctgctgcagggaCCTTCTCACTCCAACGCAGCAG AGCGCGAGGGCAGACGCAGCGTCCCCGGGGCTGAAAACAACTCGTCGGCTGCGGGACGCTCCACTCCCGGCGGTCCGTCTGCATCGAGCTCCACGGCGGGTTCGTCGGGCCGGACGTCTCAGAACCAGCCGAGCATGCCGCCGCTGGCCTTCCAGTTCCATCAGCACAACCACCAGCAccagcacacgcacacgcaccaACACTTCACGCCCTTCCTGCACCCCACGGCCACCGCACCGCCTCTG tttgataaGTATCCAGGCAAAATGGACGGACTGTACCGACACCCT TTCTTCCCTCAGTACCCTCCGCCCTCAGTGCCGAGTATCCAGCCTGTGATTCCTCCCACCGGGCCTTTCAGCTCCTTGCAAGGAGCATTTCAGCCAAAG cctCTTGTCCCTCAGGGAACGGGTCCAGATATATCCGCACGACTCGGGGTTGTGCCTCACCACCTGCAGCCCAAAGACCCACGG CTAACTGATCCATTTGGGACATCGTTGAAAGTCAGTAAT AAACCAGGAAAATGGTGCGCTATGCATGTTTATGTGGCCTGGATGATTCTAAGCCATCAGAAAAAAGTCAAG CTGATGCAAGCTGATCCTCACAAGTTGGACTTCCGTAGCGACCTGCTGTCTCGTTTTCCTGGAGCTGGAGGTCTCGGTCCCATGGGGCCCATTGGAGGAGGACTGCCTCCCACTCACGACCTGACCAGACCTCCCAGTCTGTTCTCAGCTACAGGTTTAT GGCCAGTCAATCCGTCCTCGGCTCCCTTCATCTCTCCATCGGCGCCGCACTCCTCCTTCCTCGCACCGACTGCACACTTGG ATCCGTACGGCCGATCGCCGCCCTTTACTCCACTGGGAGCCCTCGGTTCTGGTGCCTTCGGAGGACTCGGCAGCCCAACACTGG CCAACTCTGTGTTTGGTCCTAAAGATCCATCGCCCAATGTCGTCGGAGGCCTGCCCACCCCCAATCACCATCACGACCCGTGGAACCGTCTACACGGCGGCCCGTCCGGCTTCCACGCGGGCCCAAGCTGGGCTAAAGGCGCGGACAAGCGGGACGAGAGGGATCGCGGGAAGgacggagagaggagagatatTCCCCACATCAAGGATGAAAAAGACAG AGACAATATGCTGTACGGCCGACAACCTGTGAGAATGTCTCCGGTCGCCCCCTCCTTCAAGCCCCGCAGTAGCACCCCGGTCTCCCACATTAACGGCCACAGCAGTTCCCTGGGAGGGAGCGGCGGACCCATCGAGGACCTGACGCGCAGCCTCAACAGAGACCGCGAGCGAGACCGAGAAGGGGACAAGAGGCTAATGCAGACGGTGTCCTCCTCGCGGGGGCTTCCTCTCGGCTCTGCGTCTTTAGTAGCAGACAGGGACAGGCCGCGgtcttcctcatcctctgtcCTCACCACTCCCCCGCCCTCCAACCGCTCGGCCCCATCTCCCCTGGACCTTTACCCCCGCTCCCTCGCCTCGACGGCACACAACCACCACAACGATTCGTCGCACTcgcaaagagacaacaacagcCTCCCATCTTCCTCGGCGGCTTCCGCCTCCGTCACCTCTTTGTCTCAGGCCAAGAAGTCTGACCGGACTACAACGCCCGTCTCCAAACctcccctgctcctcctgccTGTTAAAGTCAAAGAGGAGCGGAAGGAGGAGCCGGAGCACATCCCCATCACCCTGCCTCCCCCGCCTCCCAACCACAGCTTCGAACGCCCCAACAGCCACCCGCACCACCCGAGATCTGGcaccccttcctcctctttatcGCTGACTCCCACTCCGGGTGTTCCTCTCATGCAACACGCGCCCAACCCGCCTCCCCATCAGCACCATCAACACCTCTCCCTGCTGGACCGTTCTCGAGCCATCGAGGCGTATCTGGGGAGCCAAGCAGGAGCTGCAGGGTTGATCATGGGTCCAGGAGGGGAACGTTTCGCCCATGGTCCGGGCCAGGGGCCGTCGCAGGGTCCACACAGCTTCACCTGGGACCCCTGGAGGGAGCTAGCGGCTCAGCAGCAACATCAGCACCGCAGGGAGGCTTTGGCACTTCGTACAGACCCTCACCTCGCCCTGCGCTCTGATCCACATTTGGCCCGGTTGCTCCAGCATCAGCGCCTTCTGGAGGCGGAGAGGGCTGCGGCTGTAGCGGCGGCCAACCCTCACCACCCTCAGACATCTACCTCTAATGCTTCCTCCTCCGTCGTCCGCCAGGAGTTCGGATTAATGGCTCACCACTTTGAACGGCCTCACCACCTCGGACCTCCGGGAGGCGGGCTGATCGACGAGGAGCAGCGCGCCCAGATCCTGAGGGAAGACTTTGAGCGGGCTCGTTACTTCGGGATGCACCCGCATCACCCCGCAGGCGCCCACCTGTCGGGCCCCTCTCACGCTGCTACTGCCGCTCACCTGGAGCAGCTCCACCCCGGCCTTCTCTCCCACTCCCTTCAACACGGAGCCTCCCAGCACCACGCCGGCCTCTACGCCCGCCTCGGCCATCTGAACCATCACCACGTGCCCAACGGCATCCTGGCAAAGACCCCCGCGGGCTTGGTGGGGGCCCTGTCGATGGGGGCGCCGCCTCCACTTATTCCGTCCATCACCAGCCGCTCGTCCACGCCTCCGCGCAGCTCTCGACTCGGAGGACCGGCTGATCTGGCTCTGTACGGCGCCCACAAAGACGGGGAGTCCAGATAG